GGCGCCGCCCCTGTCGCTGAGCGAGGGGGGGCTGCTCCATGACGGGGTCGACCCGGTGCTCGACGGCCTGCGCAACCAGCTCGACGACCAGGAGGCCTGGCTCTCCCGGCAGGAGGCGATCGAGCGGCGGGCCAGCGGCAACCCCAACCTGCGTCTGCAGTACCACCGCACCTTCGGCTACTTCCTGGCCGTGAGCCGCGCCCGGGCCGCCGCCGTTCCGGACCACTGGATCCGCCGCCAGACCCTGGCCAACGAGGAACGCTTCGTCACCCCGGAGCTCAAGGGCCGCGAAGGCCGGATCCTGCAGCTGCGGGCCCGGGCCTGCCAGCGGGAGTACGACCTCTTCTGCGACCTGCGCCGCCGGGTGGGGGAGGCGGCGGGCCCCGTGCGGGCGGCCGCCCGGCGGGTGGCCGAGCTCGATGCCCTGGCCTCCCTGGCGGAGGTGGCGGCCACCGGCGGCTACTGCCGGCCCGAGCTCAGCGAGGGGCGCGAGCTGGTGATCGAGGCGGGTCGCCATCCGGTGGTGGAGCAGTTGCTGGTCGACGCCTCCTTCACCGCCAACGACCTGCACCTGGCGGCCCCCGGCCCCGACGGCATCCCGGCGCCCGACCTGATCGTCCTCACGGGCCCCAATGCCAGCGGCAAGAGCTGCTATCTGCGCCAGAGCGGCCTGCTGCAGCTGATGGCCCAGATCGGCAGCTGGATCCCCGCCCGCTCCGCCCGTCTCGGCATCGCCGACCGCATCTTCACCCGGGTGGGGGCGGTGGACGACCTGGCCAGCGGCCAGTCCACCTTCATGGTGGAGATGGCCGAAACCGCCAACATCCTTCACCACGCCAGCCCCCGGTCCCTGGTGCTGCTGGACGAGATCGGCCGGGGCACGGCCACCTTCGACGGCCTCTCGATCGCCTGGGCCGTGGCGGAGCACCTGGCCGAGGGCATCGGTGCCCGGACCATCTTCGCCACCCATTACCACGAGCTCAACGAGCTCGCCGAGCTGCTGCCCAACGTCGGCAACGCCCAGGTGCTGGTGGAGGAGACCGGCAACGACCTGGTGTTCCTGCATCGGGTCTGCCGGGGGGGGGCCAGCCGCAGCTACGGCATCGAGGCGGCCCGGCTGGCGGGAGTTCCCGCCTCGGTGGTGCTGCGGGCCCGCCAGGTGCTGGGCCGCATCGAGGCCAACAGCCATGTGGCCGTGGGGCTTCAGGGCGGCGGCGGATCCAGGGCGGCTTGATCCTGGGCCGCCTGATCCAGCCAGGCCCGCCTCAGCAGGGCATTGACGGCGGCCGCCACCAGGCCGGCGCCGCCCTTGCTGCCCTCCAGCCGGATCTGGGGGAGGGTGCTGGCGGCGAGATGGCGCTTGCTCTCGGCCACCCCCACAAAACCCACAGGCATGCCGATCACCAGGGCCGGAGCGGCGATGGCTCCGGCCTCCACCAGCTCCAGCAGCCGCTCCAGGGCCGTGGGGGCGCTGCCCACCAGCACCACGGCCCCCGGGTGCTCCAGCAGCGCCCGTTCCATCCCCGCCGCCGCCCGGGTGCCACCGGCGGGAGCCACGGCCGGGGCCCAGGCCAGCACCGACAGCACCGGATTGGCGAAGGTGCGCCGGGCCATGGGCGCCACGGCCGCCGCCGCCATCGCCGTGTCGGTGAGGATCGGCGCGCCGGCCGCCAGGGCTGTGAGGCCGGCGGCGCAGGCCCCCGGGCCGAGACGCAGATCCGGCGCCAGGGCCAGGTCGCCGCTGCTGTGCACCAGGCGCTCGAGCAGCTCCTGCTCCACCCCCTCCAGGCCGGTGGGCCCGAGCCAGCCGCGGATGCGGTGCACGCTCTCCCGGAAGATCGGATGGTCGAGGGAGGCTGCGGAGCCGGAAGAATCGAAGCTGTCCATCGCCTGCGGCGCCCGGGGCGCTGAACTTCCTCGGCGCCCGGCGCGGCCCGCAGCCCGGAGGGGGGAAAGGGGGAGGCTACGGGAGGCGCTGGCCCGGGCGGAGCCGGACCTGGCCAGCAGCGAAGCGACTGGGCGGGCTCCAACGTGGCGGGAGGAGCAGGAACAGCGACAGGCGCAGAGGCAAGGCAGAGGCAGAGGGAGGGGTAGGGGCAGTCCTCCACCGAATTCGAGACCTGTACATTGTGTACAGACCCCGATTCCGGCCCCGCGCACCATGCACACCCTCGGCGTGCTCGAGGCCAGGAAGCGCTTCCCCGAGCTGCTCGATCGGGCCCGGAAAGGGGAGGAGACACTGATCGCGCGCCATGGCCACCCGGTGGCCGCCCTGGTCCCCCTGTGGCGGCGCCACCGTTCCCAGCGGCAGGCCCTGCTCGCCCTCAAGGGCAGCGGCCGCGACTGCTGGCCGGATCACCGGCCGCCCCCCGCCGGCAGCAGCGGGCCCATCGAACCGCTGGGGGGCGCCGCTGCCCTGGCCCTCGGGTCGGCCGTGGCCATCGACGCCACGGCGCTGATTCCCTGGCTGCGCGGGGAAGCCTCCAGCCGCCGCCACGAGTCCCTGATCGCCACGATCGCCGCCGGGCACTGGCGCGGGGTCCTGAGCATGGCCACCCTGAGGACGCTGGTGGAGGGGCCGCTGCTGCGGGGGGACGAGGCCCTGACGGCCCGCTACGAAGCCGTGTTCAGCGATCCCGCGGCCTGGACCCTGGTGAGCCTCACCCCCCAGGTCGCTCTGGCGGCGGCACGCCTGCAGCGGCCCGGCACCGGGCCGGCCCTGGGGCCCGATGGCGCCCTGGAGCTGGCCTCGGCCCTGCATGGCGGCGCCACGGCGATGATCAGCTGGGACCCCCGCCTGCTCGCCTCCCTGCCGGCGCCGAGCCGGCCGCCCCTTCCCTGATGCCCATCCACCTCTACTGGGGCGACGACGAGGCCGCCCGGCAGCGGGCCCTGGCGGCGCAGATCGAGGCCCTGGTGGATCCCACCTGGGCCTCGATCAACCTCAGCCGCCTGGACGGGGCCGATGCCGGCCAGGCGGCCCGGGCCCTCGAGGAGGCCCGCACCCCCCCCTTCGGCGCCGGGGCCCGGGTAGTGGTGCTGCAGCGCAGTCCCTTCTGCCAGGCCTGCCCGGCGGAGCTGGCCGCCCAGCTGGAGGCCGCCGTCGAGCTGATCCCGCCCGACTGCCACCTGTTCCTGGTCAGTGACGGCAAACCGGACGCCCGGCTGCGCACCACCAAGCGTCTGCGGACCCTGGCCGAGGAGCAATCCTTCACCCTGCCGCCGATCTGGGATGGAGCCGGGCAGATCGAGCGGGTGCAGAGCGCCGCCCGGGACCGGGGCCTGACCCTGGCGCCGGCGGCGGCCGAGGCCCTGGCCGAGGCGATCGGCAGCGACGGGATGCGACTGGCCAGCGAGCTGGAGAAGCTGGCCCTTCATGCCGGCGGCGGCGGCGGCGGTGGCAGTGGCGGCGGTGGTGGGGGCCCGATCACCGCCGAGGCGGTGGCCGCCCTGATCGGCGGCCAGGTGACCAGCAGCCTGGCCGTGGGCGATGCCCTGCTGGCCCAGCACCCCGCCGAGGCCATTGCTCTGGTGGAGGCCCTGCTGGAGGTGGGCGAGCCCGCCCTGCGCATCGTCGCAGCCCTGGCCAGCCAGATCCGGGGTTGGCTCTGGGTGTGCCTGCTGGAGCGCAGCGGCGAACAGGACGTGGCCGTGATCGCCAAGGCCGCGGGGATCGGCAACCCCAAGCGGATCTACGTGATGCGCAAACAGATCCGCGGCCGCACGCCCGAGCAACTGCTGGCCCTGCTGCGCCGCCTGCTCGACGTGGAGGCCGCCCTCAAGCGTGGCGCCGACCCCGGCGACGCCTTCCGGGACGGCTTCCTGCTGGCCGCCCTGGCCCAGCCCGGCCACGGCCCACGTCGATAATCGAGCCCGACGCGCCGGCGACGAGCCCATGGGCCTGCTGATACAGAAGTTCGGGGGGACGTCGGTCGCCGACGCCGATCGGATCCGGGCGGTGGCCCGCCGCATCGCCGCCAGCCGCGAGGAGGGCCACGAGCTGGTGGTCGTCGTCTCGGCCATGGGCCACACCACCGACCAGCTGACCGGCATGGCCGCCAGCCTCTGCAGCGATCCCCCCCGCCGGGAGATGGACATGCTGCTGGCCACGGGCGAGCAGGTGTCGATCGCCCTGCTGGCCATGGCCCTCCATGCCGAAGGCGTGCCCGCCGTCTCGATGACCGGGACCCAGGCCGGGATCATCACCGAATCGGCCCATGGCCGGGCCCGGATCCTGGAGGTGCGCACCGAACGGCTGCGCCGCCTGCTGGAGGACGGCCTGGTGGTGGTGGTGGCCGGCTTCCAGGGCACCAGCAGCGGCCACGCCGGCACCCCGGAGATCACCACCCTGGGCCGGGGCGGTTCCGACACCTCCGCGGTAGCGCTGGCGGCCGCCCTCGGCGCCGACGGCTGCGAGATCTACACCGACGTGCCCGGGGTGCTCACCACCGACCCCCGCAAGGTGAGCGACGCCCAGCTGATGGAGAGCGTCAGCTGCGACGAGATGCTGGAGCTGGCGAGCCTCGGGGCCGCGGTGCTCCACCCCCGGGCCGTGGAGATCGCCCGCAACTACGGGGTGCCCCTGACGGTGCGCTCCAGCTGGAGCCAGGCCCCCGGCACCCGGCTCACCAGCGGTCCGGCCCGCCCGATCGGCAGTGAGGGGCTGGAGCTGGGCCGGCCCGTGGACGGGGCCGAACTGGAGGCCGACCAGGCGGTGCTGGCCCTCTCCCACGTGCCCGACCGGCCGGGGGTGGCCGCCACCCTGTTCGAGGCCCTCGGCGCCGCCGGCCTCAACGTCGACCTGATCGTCCAGGCGATCCACGAGGGCGCCAGCAACGACATCGCCTTCACCCTGGCGGCGACGGAGATGGAGCGTGCCCGCCAGGTGTGCCAGGAGGTGCTGGCGGCGATGGGGGCCGATGGGGCCCAGCTCTCGGCCGAGGCGGGCATGGCCAAGCTCAGCATCGCCGGGGCCGGCATCCTGGGTCGCCCCGGGGTGGCGGCCCGGCTGTTCGACACCATGGCCCGCCTCGGCATCAACCTGCGCCTGATCGCCACCAGCGAGGTGAAGGTGAGCTGCGTGGTGGATGGCCAGCTGGGGGCCCGGGCCCTGCGGGCCGCCGGCGAGGCCTTCGAGCTCTCCGACCAGCAGCTGCGCCACGATCCGCCCCCCTGCCACCTGGGCGATCCGGCGGTGCGGGGCGTGGCCCTCGACCGCGACCAGGTGCAGGTGTCGGTGCGGCGGGTGCCCGACCGGCCGGGGGTCGCCGCGGCCATCTGCCGGGCCCTGGCCGATGCGGGCATCAGCCTCGACGCCATCGTGCAGTCGGAGCGCACCCACGGCGGCCCCGAGGACCGGCGGCGGGACATGAGCTTCACCCTGCGCCGCGACGACCGGCCGGGGGCCGAACGGGCCCTGGCCCCGATCCTGCGCCAGTGGGACGGCGCCGGCTTCGAGGAGGGCCCGGCCATCGCCAGGGTCAGCGCCGTGGGCGCCGGGATGGCCTGCACCGCCGGCACGGCGGCGCGGATGTTCCGCTCCCTGGCCGACGCGGGCATCAACATCTCCCTGATCGCCACCAGCGAGATCCGCACCAGCTGCGTGGTGGCAGAGGCCGATGGCGTGCGCGCGCTCCAGGCCGTGCACCAGGCCTTCGGCCTCGGCGGCGCCGAGCTGCACGCGGCCGAGGGGACGGAGGGGCCAGCCTGACCGCGGCTTCCTAGTCTTGGGGCGCGCCAGGAACGGGACATGTTGGTTCGGTTCTGGGGAACCCGCGGTTCGATCGCCAAACCCGGCCCGGACACCTTCCGCTTCGGTG
This genomic stretch from Cyanobium gracile PCC 6307 harbors:
- a CDS encoding precorrin-8X methylmutase; amino-acid sequence: MDSFDSSGSAASLDHPIFRESVHRIRGWLGPTGLEGVEQELLERLVHSSGDLALAPDLRLGPGACAAGLTALAAGAPILTDTAMAAAAVAPMARRTFANPVLSVLAWAPAVAPAGGTRAAAGMERALLEHPGAVVLVGSAPTALERLLELVEAGAIAAPALVIGMPVGFVGVAESKRHLAASTLPQIRLEGSKGGAGLVAAAVNALLRRAWLDQAAQDQAALDPPPP
- the holA gene encoding DNA polymerase III subunit delta, with the translated sequence MPIHLYWGDDEAARQRALAAQIEALVDPTWASINLSRLDGADAGQAARALEEARTPPFGAGARVVVLQRSPFCQACPAELAAQLEAAVELIPPDCHLFLVSDGKPDARLRTTKRLRTLAEEQSFTLPPIWDGAGQIERVQSAARDRGLTLAPAAAEALAEAIGSDGMRLASELEKLALHAGGGGGGGSGGGGGGPITAEAVAALIGGQVTSSLAVGDALLAQHPAEAIALVEALLEVGEPALRIVAALASQIRGWLWVCLLERSGEQDVAVIAKAAGIGNPKRIYVMRKQIRGRTPEQLLALLRRLLDVEAALKRGADPGDAFRDGFLLAALAQPGHGPRR
- a CDS encoding type II toxin-antitoxin system prevent-host-death family antitoxin, whose translation is MHTLGVLEARKRFPELLDRARKGEETLIARHGHPVAALVPLWRRHRSQRQALLALKGSGRDCWPDHRPPPAGSSGPIEPLGGAAALALGSAVAIDATALIPWLRGEASSRRHESLIATIAAGHWRGVLSMATLRTLVEGPLLRGDEALTARYEAVFSDPAAWTLVSLTPQVALAAARLQRPGTGPALGPDGALELASALHGGATAMISWDPRLLASLPAPSRPPLP
- a CDS encoding aspartate kinase, with protein sequence MGLLIQKFGGTSVADADRIRAVARRIAASREEGHELVVVVSAMGHTTDQLTGMAASLCSDPPRREMDMLLATGEQVSIALLAMALHAEGVPAVSMTGTQAGIITESAHGRARILEVRTERLRRLLEDGLVVVVAGFQGTSSGHAGTPEITTLGRGGSDTSAVALAAALGADGCEIYTDVPGVLTTDPRKVSDAQLMESVSCDEMLELASLGAAVLHPRAVEIARNYGVPLTVRSSWSQAPGTRLTSGPARPIGSEGLELGRPVDGAELEADQAVLALSHVPDRPGVAATLFEALGAAGLNVDLIVQAIHEGASNDIAFTLAATEMERARQVCQEVLAAMGADGAQLSAEAGMAKLSIAGAGILGRPGVAARLFDTMARLGINLRLIATSEVKVSCVVDGQLGARALRAAGEAFELSDQQLRHDPPPCHLGDPAVRGVALDRDQVQVSVRRVPDRPGVAAAICRALADAGISLDAIVQSERTHGGPEDRRRDMSFTLRRDDRPGAERALAPILRQWDGAGFEEGPAIARVSAVGAGMACTAGTAARMFRSLADAGINISLIATSEIRTSCVVAEADGVRALQAVHQAFGLGGAELHAAEGTEGPA